One Siniperca chuatsi isolate FFG_IHB_CAS linkage group LG1, ASM2008510v1, whole genome shotgun sequence genomic window, GTGGACGGCTGGACACATTAAGTGGAGCGGCAGCGGGAAGCTAGTCGAGTTCACCGGTTTCAGGTGAGGCCTGCATCCAGTTCTTGTTCgcgtatgtacagtatgtcctgTTAGTAGCGACAGCCACGAGGCTCAGGGGTAATTAAACCCGAGCCTAAAAGCAAATCACTGTACTTCCTGTGCCGAGGCAGCACAGATATTCACATTTATGTTTCAGTTAATTATTTGTAGTGAGCTGAAAGTTAGAAAATCGGTATGATTGTGAAAATACTCATGAGGAACATAAAACAGGCTTCGCAGGTCTAAACCTTCCTTTCTGGGTCTGGACCTTTAAACCTCTTCCTAGTCTCACCTGCACCATCATGAGCGTCTTGCTGTCTCCGCTCAGAGAGTCCTGCAGCAGGTAGGTGAGGCGGGAGTTCCTGAACGGGACGTGGGAGTGTTTGCTCCGCAGAGCGTTGATGACGTCACCGAGCGCCGACAGAGATTTGTTGATGCACTGAGCTTCTCTGAGGCGACTGCCCTCCGCCCCCGACTTAGCGATCCTCTCCGAGCCGGCCAGGTCCACCAGGTTCAGCTTACCTGCGATCAAAACACAGATTGTCTGTCAGATTATCAAAGCCGAGTTCAGCACACTTGTATTAAACGACATCATACAGTCTTTCCATCCTGCCGATCGCTGCAGTTCACTAAACCGACAGGCTTGGTTCACGCTCAGAACTGGTTTCATTTGTCTGACAGAACACAGGTGATCTGGATCCTTTACTATTACACTACATAAACAATATTATCACTCCAACACAGACTGATAATATCCacttttatgcagatgatacagtCTTGTATGCAAAGGGCTCCTCTTCAACTCGAGCCAAAATTGGAAAATTGAAGGTGGAAATCAAGAGTTCAAGAGGAAACCAATGAATTCATATCAAGAGAGTCTGCAGCTCCGTGAGGCTGCACGtagacacagcggtgctttgagctaaatgctaacatcagcatgctcgCAATGCCAACGCTAACATGTTTAAcaggcataatgtttaccaccttagtttagcgtgttagcatgctaacattagctaattagcagtaaacacagagtccagctgaggctgaaagCTTCAAACGTTCAGAGGATCACCAGAGTTactacagttcatcctgaggggagcatgaacgatgaagcacgtttcatcacagtccatccaactgtgtgtgtgtgtgtgtgtgtgtgtgtgtgtgtgtgtgtgtgtgtgtgtgtgtgtgtgtgtgttgtgttgtgtgcgGTTTCCAGTAGCAGAGTTGAATCCAGACACGGTGATGATGAGCAGAGCGTGTGAGCGAGAGCTGTGTTCGTTCAGGTTGGTGCAGGCTGTCGCTCTGTTCATGTGACCCAACTCAAACACCTGaggacaggtacacacacacacacacacacacacacacacacacacacacacacacacacacgatgtaGAATGAAAAAAGCAACTTCTGTACTGTTTTACCTCTGACCGTGATCGTGTGTATCTTCTATTGGGCTGCTGTTCTTTTCATTATCAGCTCATCTGcaatattattttcttgattaatcatcaTAGTTTTCCAGAGTCCAAGTTCTTAAACAATCAGTGTCTTCAAAGAGCTTCAGTTCAAATCACATAAGAtgaagaaaaccagcaaatattcacactggagaagctggaaccagagattTTTTGACACGTAACTTCAACAATTAATCGTTTATCAAAAAACTGGTGCCGGTTTACTTTCTGTTAATTAACTAATCggttaattgactaattgtttcagctctgatgacgttttaatttccttttaaaaagtgaaggaaaaaaaggagattaACACGAAATCCACTGACAAGCTCTTTCCTGAGTTTTCAATGtgtgaaagctccagaaaaagcaaGAAAGTGGATCTAAGTAAGGTCAACAATGAACTTCACAGGTTATTAGGTTATAGACGCAGACAGAGACCAGGGACCAGCAGCTGACTGGACGGGTTTTACACGGAAAGGACGAGCGCAGCAGGAAGTCCTCACCCTGTTGATGTCCTCGGGGCTCTGGACGGTGAACTCGGTCAGTCCGGGGACGTACAGCTGTCCGCTGCCGTCAGGGTTCATCTTAATGTCCAGCTTGTCGGTGGGATTCTCCCCCAGCAGGTTCCTGATCAACAACAGACACGTTTACAACCTGCAGACTCTGACTCAGGGCTCACACAACACATCACACCAGTCAGGGAATTTAAAGTCTGTGAAACAGATCGAAAgttcattttatgtatttttaggCAAAACCCTGCAGATGCTGCACTGTGCCTTTGGATGAGAAACTGCAGTATCAACTAACAACGTGTGTTCTGGCAACTCAAAgtggatatttttcatttacagataAAGcgacagctgtcatttcagtaaCATTACGATTCTCAGCTGGAACTGTAGCAGCGTAAAATCTATCTTCCAGTTTCTCTGTAAACATGTGGTTTCTGTCCGTCCACACGTGAAGCCGACGTGTCCCGAGCTGCCCGATAATCTGGCAGTTTAATCTCACCCGAGTTCTCAGAGTTCTGGACCTTTCTGCCAAAAGCTGTCCATGCAGCGTCCAGATGTTGAGCCCTCAGAGGCTTTAAAACAGATGTTGTGTTACACAACCGctggacagacaaacagatgacATTTAATATGATCCACCTTTACATAACTGCTCTGAATCTGCAGGAACTCAGTTTGTTCAGAGATCGAAGTGTTCGACCATCCGGCTGCGATGTTTCACTGCAGGACGGATGAATGAACACAGACTTTATTAACTCTACTCGTCTGAAATCTTTACCACAAGTGACTGAAGTTTGTCCTGTTGGTGGCGCCAGAGAAAAGGTCACATTGTTAGAGTCCGTATGGTGGCCTTTCAAGGACATTTCAGGTTCAGCTCTACACCTTCAGACGGGACTCCACTTTCATTCACATCGCCACAGATTCATCATCTCACCGCTGAAACTcgctgcagcagaaccagagatatcttcttcttcctcgtcaAAACCTgctgcctacattacccacgaTGCAACTCTTCCTCTGACAGTTGGGTGCGAGACtggggtgtgttatgctagtagcggctaatgtagcctggagcctgcaGTGAGCTCACTTCACCAGTTTGTTTCCATTTAGGAACTTTAAGGTTGTTAAAATCATCTTCCTCCACTCAACAGCATCATCGTGTTTCCTGTCGTTGCAGCTCTTCATCGAAGCTCTCGGCGGTTTGAATATTTCGCCGCTTCATTTCTCCAAACCTCAACCTGACAGATTTGGGATCTTTGGGAACTTGGAAACATGGAAACCCAGCCAATGGCTGTTGAGATGTTGAGCATCTGTAACACTAAGCTTTGAACTGACTCGGGATCAGCTCGGTGCGTCGCTTTCCTCACCGCAGCGTCTCGTTGTAGATCTCCACCATGCTGACGGTGATCTTGTAGTCCCAGTCTGGAGCTTTCTCCGTCACCTCCGAGAACAGCAGGCGGAGAGCTCGCTGGTTGATGCCGGGGTCGTCCACCAcgccctgaacacacacacacacacacacacacgtataatTACTACTTCAGAGGAGACGTAAAGGACCGTTCGGTGGGCCGGAGCCTCGTCTTACCTCCATGGTGTAAGTTTTCCCCGAGCCGGTCTGTCCGTAGGCGAAGATGCAGACGTTAAAGCCGTCGATACAGGAAGTGACCAGAGACTGGACCTCCTGAAACACCTGACGGACCaatcagagagaagagagactaCTGATACCCTGTAACAGCGGCCTTCAGTGGTGGAATCTAACTAAGTACATTATTCAAGTACAAATTAAAGCactttacttgagcatttctaatttatgcaactttatacgtctacatttatctgacagttttagtttttgtggatataaaacatatgatgtttttttatctCTGTCAACAGAAGAcgtcagacagcagagagacgaTCGGCCATCACGTCACAGGACGGTTTAACAGCGCTGAGCCCAGCTAGATCCCTGAACCTTCATCCTGACGGGACCAACTCGTATTCACCAGAGACGACGTGACCCCCTCTCAGTCACACTGTTGTCGCCCCGCAGTCTTTCTAACCATATTAACGATCTTTGAGTTCTCGCTAACTACAGACAGCAAGAGACGCCAAACAATAAACctaagttaaaaatgttttccacaaATGGACAGAACAgcataaaaaaggttttatgaATGCTAGCACACggttttatttccaacatgtctcATCTGCTTTATTGGTGttataattattgtttttatcgtatattattgttgggtattttatcccattttagttttgtattattttgagtgtttgattttatttgcctcctgaaatgtttcaatcctggttcaaccacgtaaagctttttcttttttaaacttaacaacaacaacaacaacaacaactattgCTAATGATTAAAACTCcccaactgtatataaagcaattaaAGCTAGCTCCGTTAATACATCAGTcataataatccaataacagGCTAACACTATAACATGGCCTCTACTTTGTGTCTGATCCGTCAGCTACGGAGCTCGCAGGTTTTGGGACTTTTGTTCCCTGAGTTTGTCCTTCAGACGgcgcttctctccagacttggTGCTGTTTTAGGGGAGGTTGCCTGCCTTAGAGACTGAAGTCAGGGGAGAAAAGTCTCCGTGCAGTAAACAGATTACATGAAAGCCGGTAACACTACACCTGTGGCTGCCTTCACCTGTGATCAGTCCCTTTAACTGACCTGCCTGTATGAATGAGCGATCGTGGCGACCTGATAACGGCCTGCGAGCTTTAACACCGTCTCTCAGAAACCAGCCGCCTGTACGTCGATCAGGGTCAGATCTCAGGTGTGTCCGAGTGCGTTGTCATGTGAACGCTTCCTGTCTGGCCGTGACGAGTCACCCACCTCTTCCTGTGTGGCGTGAGGAGAAAAGACTTTGTCCAGTTCAAAGGTCATGATTTTGCCCTTGTTGGAGAGGTAGAGGACGGCGTCGTCGTCCGAGTCGAAGCTCAGCATGATTTTGGCGTCGGCGGAGTCCTGCTCCTCCTGACTGACCGGCCGGACGCGGCAGAAAACCCGGATGTTACctgggagacagagagcaggaacacaggggggGGATTTTAGTTTCACAACCAAAATATGAcgtctgacttttcctctctcGATTCGCTGATCATCAAAAACCTGCTGTTTTCCTGAATACTGTATTCTGAGACTGCAGCCCCAATCAGTAACTCTTCATTTTATGGGTCTGTCATTTCCTGAGACTCTCCCAGAAACCCTCAGACTGTAAACTCCTGGCTGCCGCCCTGCTTTTAACATCCAGAAAACCTGCGGAAACACAAACGCTGACATtcggatgtaaaaaaaaaaaaaaagtgtcggACTGTTTGTTTCAGACCTTTGAGTCGGACCAGCTCGTTGTGACATTTCTTCCTCAGGTTCATCTCTCGCTTGTATTTACGCAGCAGCTCCTGGTTGGTGCTGCTCACCTCGCTGATCACCTGACagatctgacacacacacacacacacacacacacacacacacacacacacacacaataagagCTCAAACCAAAAACAATCCTCAGACTGAACTGGTTCATCCTGAAAGACATTTTATTCCATTTGAAAGGATCGACTTTCATAATGATCAAAAGAAACAAGCATCTGTAGACTGATTTGAGTTGTACGCAGGCGGAAACAAGCCGCCACCCCCGCTGTGGCGTCTCCTTCACCGTTTAATCCGTCCAGCAGATCCTTCAGAACCCGTTACACGTTGTCATCAAAGGCCATTAAAATATAAAGGTTATAAACTAAAAAACTTTTCGACTAAATGTCCAGTTTCAACAGACGGACATCCTGTAACATTACAGTAACGCCGCTCCACATCTGACAAACAGAGTCTGATCAAAGGGGCGTTGCCGTCCGTTACAAAGCTTCCACGGAGGAAACGCCTCCGAGATCAGAACATCCTCCGCGATCGCGGGTCGGAGCTCGGACGACCTGAACTCACTGTTCTCGCCCAGCCGGTCGTCTTCTGAGCATGCTCACTCACCTCCTGCTTGGCCTCTGTGATCGCTTTGTCCAGCATGAAGGGGAAGTCCTGCACCTGCCTCTTCAGACAGTTGTAGTCACAGGTGAGAGTCCTGAGGGCCGGCTGCAGGCTCAGCAGGTTCATACGCACTCCTGAAACACAACGACACTCAGCTGAACACGAGCCCAAACACACGCTGAGACACAGAACAGCCAACAGGAAACGGCGTCTGACCCGCCAGGTTCTCGTGGACGGCCTTCATCTCGCTCTCGGCTCTGATGAACGCCTCCTCGATCACACggttcttctcctcctccaggttcTGCATCTCCGCCTCCAGCTGACCCTGAGCTCGCTCCATCTCCCCTTCATACACCAGGATCTGAAGGAGGCAGGAGGACGGGGTCAGAGAGGACCGACACACACCGTATTCACAGCAAATCAGGCGCAGCGCGAAAAACGCCCGTCCTCCCAATcatttgttatatatatatatatatatatatatatatatatatataaaatactttatatatatatcaaataactaattagaaccaaacttatatatatatatatatatatatatatatatatatatatatatatatatataaaaaaacttttatagcatcaaataacgaacaaacttgaacaaacatcagcgtgatgatgagtttttagtttggttCGTGTCCCggccgctaacatggagggggcggggtttatgacctgtactgcagcccgccaccagggggcgatccaggtgttctggcttcacttttggggagctgtcatgtcgtccgtCTTTATGTACAGTCTGGGGTTCGAACACAGCTGGTCTAAGAGATGCTATAAGCACTTTCAGGTATTGTAAATAATTCTGTATTTCATATAATCATCTACTTAATAATGAACGTATTTCTGGAGTCATCTGAGGTTTGACTGACTAAAAGCCCCGATAAGCTCCTAATACTACACCGGGTATCAAACACACGTGTCCCGCAGACACTCGTGGCTACAGAAAGCGTAGTTTGCAGAGGAAAACGCCGTCAACAAGGGAAACCACAgttcatgtcattttttaaatattagcaGTTTCTCCAGCTTTACTGGCTCCTaaacttctttttaaaaatcagcgAGTTCTCAAGGACCCAGCGATTAGACAGCTGTCAAGTTGTAAAGTGGTGGGAACCGATATATTTTGAGCttcataaattaaataaataaataaatatcaacatCTCCGGCTTTAAAATGTTCAGTGGCTTTGCCTATCACACGTCGCAAACCTGAGAGATTAATTACATGACGgcataaaaaacaattttcctAATTCTTTGTCCCTCATCTGGAGAAACAAAACCACAGAAAAGTTTAGGCATCAGATCAGCAAACACATTATTATAATCTAGACTAAACATCATTTACACAaccaacacaaacagcagctacTACAATAAGCCAGCTGGCATCACTGGAGAACACGCAGGTAAATCTGACCTCACAGGTGAACAAGGTTCAGGAGGCGGAGCCTGGAACACGGGAAGGCTGCATTCACGCTGCAGCTAAAAGTGACGGTTACGTTTGTTTCCAACGTTTTAACCAGATTTAGAAAAGAACTCGGACTTCAGTTTCATATCCGTGTGGCCCAGTACAGAGATAGACCCAGGATggggttagcctagcttagcacaaagactggaagcagggggaaactgttagcctagctccatcaaaaaAAGAATCTGCCTTCCAACtctgtctgatttacatgttgtgtgttgtttattGAACAGgtgtagaaacagaaatgtaaagagAGACATTGAggttttagcagcagttagctgaagttgtTCATTTTTATAAGCAAGTCCAAATTTACTAATTTAtcacatctttgttttcttgtttctttaatgAATTCAGTCTAAATAATAAGTTAAATGGCAGAAGGTTCATGAAGGCAGTTTGTCAGGTTTGTTTGTGGGAAACAGGACACATGCTAGCTTCTTTGCTAACTTGTAAACTTGCACGCTAGCAGGACAGCTGCCTCGCTTTCTATCTAGCTAGCCTGCTTGCTAGCCTGCTTGCTAGCAGGTTAACTTCAGGTCATATTGTTGAAAAACTGTTCATGAGTCAGAGATATTGTGAATTTCTGACACCTACGATATCTACAAATCAAATATTAACACAATCATTCAGCTACATTAAAAAGGAGCTTTACATAGTTAGCTAATTTAGGCTATTTAAATAATGGATGTAGCAACTACAGGAAGGACTGATGACTAGCTGGTTAGCTTACATACAACATGTAGCGCAGACAGATTAgcagctaggctagcagtttccccccttccagtctttgtgctaagctaggttaGCATCGCATAGTGACCCCATTGATCCCAATCAGATCTAGGCAATAAATCAGCTTTAAATCTTGGTCGCAGTGTGAACACAGCCTTAGTGGTGTTGAGGGATACAACAGGGAGCACTGGGAGAGGTTTACTGGGTTCATATCACAGACTGGAAGATCTGACAGAGTCTGACAGGCTCCAAAGCTTCCCAGTAAAACCAGTTCACCAGTTTAAACCACATTTCCTGACCAATCAGCTGAAGCCGACTCACTGCTTCACTTTAAAATACTCaatcatttgtttgattttaacttgagcaaataaataaaaacaaactcagAAATATGTTCTATATATATGATTATTGTTACATCTGCAGTGTGCCTTATTattgatcaatcaatcaatggaTCTTGGTCCTGGGTcttgcctctcaggctacatacaggctgCTCTACCTTATGGCTGGAGGTTGTTGCAGCCATAAGGTAGACCTGCAGACACCTCAAACTAcgtataatataaatatataattagatttacagttaatattctcctaaaaagacACTAGATCTGTCAAAAATAAGTAAAGCAAAGATCTCTgtagtaaaaatgtaaacagcaaTTATCTATCAGGTTTCTATGAGAGAcactaaaaatgattttaagtttaaaatacAGAGGTTTCTATACTACCattattatggaaaacaacCAATTTTAGCGTAATTTGCTGAATTgatctaaatgtgtgtgtttggttgtgtacTGCATCGTGTCCCTCCTGGATCCACGCCTGCGCCCTTGTGATCAATAAAAGGTCTTCTTGCGTAATAAGCTCTGGTTCTGAATGAGTCACTGGTCGAAGGAGTGTTTGCGGTTCGTTTGGCAGCTTTGGAGCCTGAGCTCTCGGTCAGCAGGGGGTCACTTTATCACGCTGTGACCTCTGAATCTCAGCGATGTCACAAGGGGAGGGGCGGGGCCAACCTTGGACAACTTGCGAACCACCTCGCCGTTGCCCCCGCCGACGGCCTTGGAGAGGAGGCCGCACAGACGGCCTCGATCGGCGAGCAGCTGCGGCCGAACGCATGCGGAGAGAAGAAGGTTAAACTGCAGAGGTGAGGGGGTTGAACTGAACTCTGACGTGAAGTCTGATTATCCGCCATCTTACATCATcacattcatccattcatctcATCACCTGCTCCGCTACACGGCTGTGGCTCTCCACACGTGATCCTCGCCGGTCACATGAAGCAACTTGTTGAGTTTGTTTTACTGCCTCCTAATTAACACCTCGAACCCCCGGAGGACGTCTAACTCCAGCTAATTATTTctaatacatataataataattattttctatttatctatgttgtaaaatgtgttttcacgTTAAAATGTTGAAAGATGAAGAGCAGCACAGCTGACGCTCATCTGCTACAGACAAACGTTCTTGAACAGTCTTGAAATCTAGAAACAAACTAATAAAACATGAGGTTTCAGGTCTATAATATAAACTGGATCTTTCTGAGCAGCTCACGGTTAACAGATAGATATTTAATGAAGGCGTCCAGCTGTGAACACGATTTACTGAAAACATGGAGGGAGCCTTCTGCCTACAATGcgtttttatgcatttatttatttatttttgcacatttatttacagtttgtttaatttcttaTTCTTTTCACTGCATACATCTGTATACATCTCTGTATAAATACTGCATCTTTAGATACATATCagagtgattgtgtgtgttaacGTCTGGCTGATGACCCTCTGAATGCCAGAGAGTATTTCTCACACTGATTAAAAACCAAGAATTTAAAGTGTGGGTGGATTCAAGAATCCACAGAAAAGCACCTgaactacatttaaaaatacagtttccaGTAACTCCAGTATGTTAAGAGCTCTcgaaagatacagtatatattttttcctcttgtgATGGAGCTGggctagcagtttccctctgcttccagtctttgtgctaagctaggctaaacacatctcGGACCTGTTTCTgtactggacacacacagagatcaaGTCGATCTGAAACATCTGGAGAAGACAGAACAGGAGGATTTCTTAAAACACTGCTTCCTAAGTTGCTTCATGCAGCCGGCTGCAGGCTCCCTGTGCGAGGTTGGTTTAACTGTTTGGGTCTCAGACAGGAAACTGAAACCGACCAGCAGACAGACGTACAGGCGTGCAGCACCTTAGCTGCTCCTGTTGATGTTACCTGCGTCCTGAGCTGAGCGCAGGTCCTCTGGGTCTCGTGCAGCTGCGTCTCCAGCTCCCTCAGCAGCTGCCTCTGCACAGACAGCTGCTCCTGCAGGCCGGCGTTCTTCGTCTGCAGCTCGGCCAGAGCTTTCTGAGAGTCAGCTGACTCCACCTCCACCGTGTGAGTCACGTACTgaagaacaaaacaataacTCGGACTAGATTTCACGTGTGTCAGTgggatcattttaaaataatgtttctcATCCATTCATCGTCTTAATACACTCACTTCCGACCGTCTGATTAATACCAACAAAGAATCTTCAGAAATCTGGATcaggtgtttacatgcacaaaacatAACCAGGACACTAGTGCACATGTAAACCCGGCCTAATCCAGATCAGATCGTTGTGATCAGTCATCACACTGACCCTCACGTATCTTCTGTTGTGAGCGTCTCCTCACCTTGACTCTGGGGGGCGTAGCTGCCTGCCTGGCGAGCTCCTCCTCGCACTCCTGCAGTCTGAGGGTGAGTTTCTGCTCGGCCTCCGCCTGCCTCCGCCTCGACTCCTCCAGCTGCCTCCGGCCGTCGTCCAGCTGCCGGGTCGACTCGTCCAGCTGCCGGCGGAGACTCTCCACTCTGGAGGTTTTCTCCAGCAGCTCTCGCTCCAGCTCAGCCAGCCGCCGCTCCCTCTGCCGGGCCTGGCTCTCCCAGCGAGACACCTCCCTCCGCAGGGACTCCGCATCCTGCGGGACGCAGGCAGGGTTTATTTTCATCGTGATGATGTGAGGACATTTCTACCTGAGGCTGAATCTCACCTGCAGACTCTTTAGTCAAAAAGCAAAGAAACCAGTTCATCACGTGGTTACAGTAAGTGAGAGAACAGCAACAGGGCGTCCTGTTGGGGAAGGTGTACGCCATCTCTCTCCCCACgtgagcggtacctggctgtgtgtgtgagcggtacctggctgtgtgtgtgagcggtacctggctgtgtgtgtgtgtgtgtgagcggtacctggctgtgtgtgtgagcggtacctggctggctgtgtgtgtgtgtgtgtgtgtgagctgtacctggctgtgtgtgagcggtacctggctctgtgtgtgagcggtacctggctctgtgtgtgagcggtacctggctCTGCGGTACCTGGCTctgtgtgtgagcggtacctggctggctgtgtgtgtgtgtgtgtgtgagctgtacctggctgtgtgtgagcggtacctggctctgtgtgtgagcg contains:
- the kifc3 gene encoding kinesin-like protein KIFC3 isoform X4, whose translation is MYVLCTLAVLTLHGLFKSWNTKAVEPGRRSEAAAQRGRPEEASGPRAGGEDSVKSVDRGGPRSCRADGKRRRGGGGVRNVPGTRTRVQPVQRSSALLSPAVMFSTRKTWDLSHAPCLQELWKKDISLDASSVDFLMSDGEDDGSFLSLPTAAFSQRPSLTAELSETNAPSQQLLIQTLQDKVCEFQARLRSEEVTRHLLVQQLQQQSVQEKTCVGVGGGETSAPPNGVRVLQPGEQPSDHLSCPEEQLVTRLRTQVEELEEKLLDQTQEVERLRSELGATDLEKQLELLVVENQRLKQELKSCRSSELQSLDAAPETCSCSHCPHSQDAESLRREVSRWESQARQRERRLAELERELLEKTSRVESLRRQLDESTRQLDDGRRQLEESRRRQAEAEQKLTLRLQECEEELARQAATPPRVKYVTHTVEVESADSQKALAELQTKNAGLQEQLSVQRQLLRELETQLHETQRTCAQLRTQILVYEGEMERAQGQLEAEMQNLEEEKNRVIEEAFIRAESEMKAVHENLAGVRMNLLSLQPALRTLTCDYNCLKRQVQDFPFMLDKAITEAKQEICQVISEVSSTNQELLRKYKREMNLRKKCHNELVRLKGNIRVFCRVRPVSQEEQDSADAKIMLSFDSDDDAVLYLSNKGKIMTFELDKVFSPHATQEEVFQEVQSLVTSCIDGFNVCIFAYGQTGSGKTYTMEGVVDDPGINQRALRLLFSEVTEKAPDWDYKITVSMVEIYNETLRNLLGENPTDKLDIKMNPDGSGQLYVPGLTEFTVQSPEDINRVFELGHMNRATACTNLNEHSSRSHALLIITVSGFNSATGNRTQGKLNLVDLAGSERIAKSGAEGSRLREAQCINKSLSALGDVINALRSKHSHVPFRNSRLTYLLQDSLSGDSKTLMMVQVSPLPSNMSESVCSLKFAQRVRSIELSSSSSRRHENSSTSSSPTHDSVELDSPPVTPVPLPISRASSAGSTLSSTSRTPSSSRRRSQSQLSTDRQVDRASPLVGDGGQDD
- the kifc3 gene encoding kinesin-like protein KIFC3 isoform X7, whose protein sequence is MFSTRKTWDLSHAPCLQELWKKDISLDASSVDFLMSDGEDDGSFLSLPTAAFSQRPSLTAELSETNAPSQQLLIQTLQDKVCEFQARLRSEEVTRHLLVQQLQQQSVQEKTCVGVGGGETSAPPNGVRVLQPGEQPSDHLSCPEEQLVTRLRTQVEELEEKLLDQTQEVERLRSELGATDLEKQLELLVVENQRLKQELKSCRSSELQSLDAAPETCSCSHCPHSQDAESLRREVSRWESQARQRERRLAELERELLEKTSRVESLRRQLDESTRQLDDGRRQLEESRRRQAEAEQKLTLRLQECEEELARQAATPPRVKYVTHTVEVESADSQKALAELQTKNAGLQEQLSVQRQLLRELETQLHETQRTCAQLRTQLLADRGRLCGLLSKAVGGGNGEVVRKLSKILVYEGEMERAQGQLEAEMQNLEEEKNRVIEEAFIRAESEMKAVHENLAGVRMNLLSLQPALRTLTCDYNCLKRQVQDFPFMLDKAITEAKQEICQVISEVSSTNQELLRKYKREMNLRKKCHNELVRLKGNIRVFCRVRPVSQEEQDSADAKIMLSFDSDDDAVLYLSNKGKIMTFELDKVFSPHATQEEVFQEVQSLVTSCIDGFNVCIFAYGQTGSGKTYTMEGVVDDPGINQRALRLLFSEVTEKAPDWDYKITVSMVEIYNETLRNLLGENPTDKLDIKMNPDGSGQLYVPGLTEFTVQSPEDINRVFELGHMNRATACTNLNEHSSRSHALLIITVSGFNSATGNRTQGKLNLVDLAGSERIAKSGAEGSRLREAQCINKSLSALGDVINALRSKHSHVPFRNSRLTYLLQDSLSGDSKTLMMVQVSPLPSNMSESVCSLKFAQRVRSIELSSSSSRRHENSSTSSSPTHDSVELDSPPVTPVPLPISRASSAGSTLSSTSRTPSSSRRRSQSQLSTDRQVDRASPLVGDGGQDD
- the kifc3 gene encoding kinesin-like protein KIFC3 isoform X5, encoding MLGWVGTLINKSWLDRQRYARPSERQPRRAHGRPVQRSSALLSPAVMFSTRKTWDLSHAPCLQELWKKDISLDASSVDFLMSDGEDDGSFLSLPTAAFSQRPSLTAELSETNAPSQQLLIQTLQDKVCEFQARLRSEEVTRHLLVQQLQQQSVQEKTCVGVGGGETSAPPNGVRVLQPGEQPSDHLSCPEEQLVTRLRTQVEELEEKLLDQTQEVERLRSELGATDLEKQLELLVVENQRLKQELKSCRSSELQSLDAAPETCSCSHCPHSQDAESLRREVSRWESQARQRERRLAELERELLEKTSRVESLRRQLDESTRQLDDGRRQLEESRRRQAEAEQKLTLRLQECEEELARQAATPPRVKYVTHTVEVESADSQKALAELQTKNAGLQEQLSVQRQLLRELETQLHETQRTCAQLRTQLLADRGRLCGLLSKAVGGGNGEVVRKLSKILVYEGEMERAQGQLEAEMQNLEEEKNRVIEEAFIRAESEMKAVHENLAGVRMNLLSLQPALRTLTCDYNCLKRQVQDFPFMLDKAITEAKQEICQVISEVSSTNQELLRKYKREMNLRKKCHNELVRLKGNIRVFCRVRPVSQEEQDSADAKIMLSFDSDDDAVLYLSNKGKIMTFELDKVFSPHATQEEVFQEVQSLVTSCIDGFNVCIFAYGQTGSGKTYTMEGVVDDPGINQRALRLLFSEVTEKAPDWDYKITVSMVEIYNETLRNLLGENPTDKLDIKMNPDGSGQLYVPGLTEFTVQSPEDINRVFELGHMNRATACTNLNEHSSRSHALLIITVSGFNSATGNRTQGKLNLVDLAGSERIAKSGAEGSRLREAQCINKSLSALGDVINALRSKHSHVPFRNSRLTYLLQDSLSGDSKTLMMVQVSPLPSNMSESVCSLKFAQRVRSIELSSSSSRRHENSSTSSSPTHDSVELDSPPVTPVPLPISRASSAGSTLSSTSRTPSSSRRRSQSQLSTDRQVDRASPLVGDGGQDD